ACGTCGCAGCACGGAATCCGCCTCGCCAGGGGGGACGAGGGGGTCGCGGTCTGCACCGACTGTCACGGCGTCCACGAGATCCGCCCGCGCGACGATCCCAAGAGCAGCGTCTTCGGGCGGAACATCCCGGCGACGTGTGGGAAATGCCACGGCAACCCCGCGTTCCTCGCCAAGCGGGGGAAGAAGGACAACCCGGTGGCGGACTACCGCGCCGGAGTGCACGGGAAGGCCTACCTCGCCGGGAACGACGCGGCTCCGGAGTGCACGCGCTGCCACGGCAGCCATGGCGCGACCCCTCCGGGCGCGGCCGATGTGGACAAGGTCTGCGGCACCTGCCACATGAAGACCCGGAGCTACTTCCTCACGAGCGTTCACAAAGAGGCGATGGCCGCGGCGGGCCAGCCGGAATGCGTCGCCTGCCATCACAATCACAAGACGGCCTCGCCCTCGGCGGCGATGTTCGACACGAAGTGCATCGAGTGCCACTCGAAGGGCGACGACGCGATGAAGACGGCCGCCACCTTCAAGCGGATGATCCTGGGCGCCGACGCGGAGATTCACCGCGCAGACTCGCTCGTCACGGCCGCCGCGCGGATCCCGATCTACGTCGAGGACTACCGGTCTCGGCTCCAGGATGCCCGGACCGCGCTGCTCGAGGCGGCCCCGGTGACGCATTCGCTCGACTCCACACAGGTCGAGCCGGCCACCCGCCGCGCGCGCTCGATCGCGATGACGGTGAGCGACGAGGTCCACGAGAAGACGTCGGGGCGCGTGTGGCGGATCGTCGGGCTCGCGCTCTTCTGGTTCTACCTGCTTCTCACCGCACGCATCGTCTGGCTCGCGCGCCGCCGGGCCTCGGAGCCTCCCCGTTGACTTCGTGGAACACCCGGCTCTCCGAGTTTTTCTCCCGGACTCGCGGGCGGATCGTCATTCCGCCGATCCGCGTGACCGGCTTTACCGTGGCGCTCCTGATCGCGTTCGCGATCCTCTTCACCTTCACCTCGGTGCAGGTGACCAGCCAGCCGCGGTTCTGCGGCTCGTGCCACATCATGAAGCCCTACTACGAATCGTGGAAGCATTCCTCCCACCACAACATCGCCTGCGTGGAGTGCCACATCGCGCCGGGCGTGGGCGCGGAGATCCGAAAGAAGTACGAGGCGCTCTCGATGGTGGCGAGCTACTTCACCGGCACGTACGGCACCAATCCCTGGACCGAGGTCGAGGATGCGGCCTGCCTGCGCTGCCATGAGCGGCGCCTGCTGGCGGGGAAGGAGCTGATCCGGGACGTCTTGTTCGATCACTCGACGCACCTGTCGGAGATGCGCCGGGGAAAGACGCTGCGATGCACCTCCTGCCATTCGCAGATCGTCCAGGGAAGCCACATCGCGGTCACCACGTCGACCTGCATCCTCTGCCACTTCAAGAACGCGAAGGAAGGGGAGGGGACGACCCGCTGCCAGCTCTGCCACTCGGTGCCCACCAAGACCTACACCGTGGGCACGGTGCGCTTCGACCACTCCGACGTGGCCCGGTTCGGCATGGAGTGCCGGTGGTGCCACGCGCGCCCCGTCGCGGCGAGCCAGGGCGAGGTGCCGCTGGAGCGGTGCGTGACCTGCCACAACCAGTCGGCGCGGCTCGCGCAGTACTCGAACACCGACTTCCTGCACCAGATGCATGTCACCAAGCACAAGGTCGACTGCATGGACTGCCACCTGCACCTGGAGCACGTGGCGCCGGTCACCGCGAAGACGATGCAGGGGAAGATGCAGCTCGCGACCGCGCGGATCCACCAGGCCGCCACCGACTGCCGGGGCTGTCACGAGACGGGGCACAACCCGCAGCTCGCGCTGTACACGGGCAGCGGGGGCCGCGGCGT
This genomic window from Candidatus Binatia bacterium contains:
- a CDS encoding cytochrome c3 family protein yields the protein MTSWNTRLSEFFSRTRGRIVIPPIRVTGFTVALLIAFAILFTFTSVQVTSQPRFCGSCHIMKPYYESWKHSSHHNIACVECHIAPGVGAEIRKKYEALSMVASYFTGTYGTNPWTEVEDAACLRCHERRLLAGKELIRDVLFDHSTHLSEMRRGKTLRCTSCHSQIVQGSHIAVTTSTCILCHFKNAKEGEGTTRCQLCHSVPTKTYTVGTVRFDHSDVARFGMECRWCHARPVAASQGEVPLERCVTCHNQSARLAQYSNTDFLHQMHVTKHKVDCMDCHLHLEHVAPVTAKTMQGKMQLATARIHQAATDCRGCHETGHNPQLALYTGSGGRGVTPMPSPMFVAGVRCEGCHQELPGQTSEVNRASDISCMACHGPEYRKIFLSWKEGTARRVAAVRAQVAATEGAVGRGSPQLEEARFNLDLVERGHGVHNVSYAYALLRRSHDDVNAARRAKGMAPLAAPWREAPYESPCLSCHAGIEDQVGTIFGKRYSHEAHVIEAKLECKVCHRTHQEKPAGEVLRYGAEGCVTCHHKPPAGAASLTVAQCVACHSDVKTRTVKSFRGDFEHKLHIEDAEKTCTDCHDVAAGTMAIKKATCAECHDEK
- a CDS encoding cytochrome c3 family protein, producing HKGNFRGVPARRSIPTLCASCHADVAKMRVYNLPSNQFELYQTSQHGIRLARGDEGVAVCTDCHGVHEIRPRDDPKSSVFGRNIPATCGKCHGNPAFLAKRGKKDNPVADYRAGVHGKAYLAGNDAAPECTRCHGSHGATPPGAADVDKVCGTCHMKTRSYFLTSVHKEAMAAAGQPECVACHHNHKTASPSAAMFDTKCIECHSKGDDAMKTAATFKRMILGADAEIHRADSLVTAAARIPIYVEDYRSRLQDARTALLEAAPVTHSLDSTQVEPATRRARSIAMTVSDEVHEKTSGRVWRIVGLALFWFYLLLTARIVWLARRRASEPPR